The proteins below come from a single Periophthalmus magnuspinnatus isolate fPerMag1 chromosome 7, fPerMag1.2.pri, whole genome shotgun sequence genomic window:
- the fignl2 gene encoding fidgetin-like protein 2 gives MLSPIVPYSLLKMHWTPEHAQPLSQWPEQHLDVSSTTSSPAHKSDLYSSRSRGSYSYAWANDDISALTASNLLKRYAEKYSGVLDSPYDRPPVGTYPEAGAFGLNGQKTELEPWPLTHSTDAPYSLVAPGGHDSLPGSKTTSAGPPGASTVSVVNSNLSDSGYSGSSSCSGSSEYPTSYNGTYLSSGYCPQPSAALPPASLHTLQSTPTLVPSYSPPTPAYNYTPSTYPSQPGLASNYSHPSATYLPSGLPAPTPVPTRPAVVGGSYSYPNTTLPSESGGTLKRKAFEMGLEEDENGDGSRFRKYGSPFDKTECRGNGFSSSGSTDTQSFKPTKPSSQPLVSPQYGAGDYSPPAGLTGENGASEQSYSQHRPQSHKRPSLCAPTDPLKSPDPRVLDMVNGELLDCSPVLGWTDLVGLTHVKAALEEDLLWPVLRPSPVVRPPRTVLLFGPRGGGKTTLIRSLASQLGASFYRVSGAMLAAKGKVEAEHILGTLLQVAAARQPSVLLLSHVEALEEEGLRQTLLSALEKAQMGSSGLVILVCATGRPDLLQDSVHRSFAKRYHVGLPDGSMRRQVLLQALGPHSCGMSDREMSAVLQRSEGFSVWELIQLSQQALSSASPSGTLHGIPTPTKPPAFTDFENAFCKVRPHSTSKELDTCLEWSKMYSH, from the exons ATGCTGAGTCCTATTGTCCCCTATA gccTGTTGAAGATGCACTGGACCCCAGAGCATGCCCAGCCCCTGAGCCAGTGGCCGGAGCAGCACTTAGACGTGTCGTCCACCACCTCGTCGCCAGCGCATAAGTCAGACTTGTACTCGAGCCGCAGCCGTGGCTCTTACAGCTACGCTTGGGCCAACGATGACATCTCCGCCCTCACCGCCTCCAACTTGTTGAAGCGATATGCCGAGAAGTACTCTGGGGTGTTGGACTCACCCTATGACCGGCCTCCTGTTGGCACATACCCTGAGGCCGGAGCTTTTGGACTCAATGGTCAGAAAACTGAACTGGAGCCCTGGCCGCTCACACACAGCACTGATGCCCCATACTCCTTAGTAGCCCCTGGAGGACACGACAGTCTGCCAGGTTCTAAAACCACATCTGCGGGGCCCCCAGGGGCCAGCACTGTGTCAGTAGTCAACAGTAACTTGTCAGACTCTGGCTACAGTGGTAGCAGCTCTTGCAGTGGTTCTAGCGAGTACCCCACCAGCTACAATGGTACCTATCTCTCGTCAGGCTACTGTCCCCAGCCCAGTGCAGCACTTCCCCCTGCCTCGCTCCACACTCTGCAGTCCACCCCAACACTGGTGCCCAGCTACAGCCCTCCCACACCGGCCTACAACTACACCCCAAGTACATACCCATCCCAACCAGGCCTAGCCTCCAACTACAGTCACCCCTCCGCCACTTACCTGCCATCTGGTCTGCCCGCCCCCACCCCGGTCCCCACCAGACCTGCGGTGGTTGGAGGGAGCTACAGCTACCCAAACACCACCCTGCCCTCTGAATCTGGGGGCACATTGAAAAGAAAGGCCTTTGAAATGGGTCTGGAGGAGGATGAGAATGGGGATGGTTCCCGCTTTAGGAAGTATGGCTCACCTTTCGATAAAACAGAGTGCAGAGGAAATGGCTTCAGCAGCTCAGGCAGCACGGACACTCAGAGTTTCAAACCCACCAAGCCGTCCTCACAGCCCCTGGTGTCACCTCAGTACGGGGCGGGGGACTACAGCCCCCCGGCTGGGCTCACGGGGGAGAACGGAGCTTCTGAACAGAGTTACTCACAGCACCGTCCTCAGTCCCATAAACGCCCCTCATTATGTGCCCCCACAGATCCCCTGAAGAGCCCGGACCCTAGGGTGTTGGATATGGTCAATGGGGAGTTACTGGACTGCTCCCCAGTGCTGGGCTGGACTGACCTGGTGGGACTGACCCATGTCAAGGCTGCACTGGAGGAGGACCTTCTGTGGCCTGTGCTGAGGCCCAGTCCTGTGGTGAGGCCACCCCGAACCGTCCTGTTGTTTGGTCCTCGCGGAGGGGGCAAGACCACACTCATCCGCTCTCTGGCCTCACAGCTGGGAGCCTCCTTCTATCGCGTTAGTGGAGCCATGCTGGCAGCCAAAGGTAAGGTAGAGGCGGAGCACATCCTGGGCACTCTGCTACAGGTGGCAGCGGCGCGGCAGCCCTCAGTGCTGCTGCTGAGCCACGTGGAGGCcctggaggaggagggtctgcgGCAGACGCTGCTGTCTGCTCTGGAGAAGGCCCAGATGGGCTCCAGTGGCCTTGTCATCCTGGTGTGTGCCACCGGGAGGCCCGACCTCCTGCAGGACTCGGTGCACCGGAGTTTTGCCAAGCGCTACCACGTGGGCCTGCCGGACGGGAGCATGAGGAGGCAGGTGCTGCTGCAGGCACTGGGACCTCATAGCTGTGGGATGAGTGACAGAGAGATGAGTGCAGTCCTGCAGCGCTCAGAGGGCTTCTCTGTGTGGGAGTTGATCCAGCTGAGTCAGCAGGCCCTGTCCTCCGCCTCCCCATCAGGGACCCTCCATGGGATCCCCACGCCCACCAAGCCCCCTGCCTTCACAGACTTTGAGAATGCCTTCTGTAAGGTGCGCCCACACAGCACCAGTAAAGAACTGGACACTTGTTTAGAGTGGAGCAAGATGTACAGCCACTGA